The Chitinophagaceae bacterium nucleotide sequence CCACCTGCTTCTTCTACCATTAAAAATCCGGCAGCGCTGTCCCATGCCTGCAGCTTGTGTTCATAAAATCCATCAAAGCGACCGGAAGCAACCCAGCAAAGATCAATGGCTGCACTTCCCAGTCTTCTTACCGGAACTCCCTTACGGATAAACCGTTCAAACACTTCGAGAGGGCCATTCACTGCATCTAAATACGTGTAAGGAAAACCAGTAACCAAACAAGCCTTGATCAATTGATTCTGTTCACTTACACGAATCGGCTTATCATTCAGCGTTGCTCCTTTGCCACGTTCAGCAAAAAAAAATTCATTCATGAAAGGATTGTACACGGCACCCAAAATCATCTTGCCGTCTTTTTCAATACCAATACTTACACAGCAAATAGGAATACCGTTGGCATAATTCACTGTTCCGTCGATGGGGTCAATGATCCATTTGTAATTGGAATCCTGGGGCAGTTCACCCGATTCTTCGCTCAAAATATAATGCTCGGGAAACTCTTTTCTGATTACTTCAAAGATGGCTTTTTCAGCGGCATGATCTGCTTCTGTTACCAGGTCGTTGATTCCCTGTTTGGTGTGCACTTCAAAATCCTTCTCAAAAAAATATTTCAGCTGTTCAGCTCCTGCCTTCGTGGCAGCTATCAGGGTTTGTTTAAGCATGCGCAAAGATACAAGGAT carries:
- a CDS encoding inositol monophosphatase codes for the protein MLKQTLIAATKAGAEQLKYFFEKDFEVHTKQGINDLVTEADHAAEKAIFEVIRKEFPEHYILSEESGELPQDSNYKWIIDPIDGTVNYANGIPICCVSIGIEKDGKMILGAVYNPFMNEFFFAERGKGATLNDKPIRVSEQNQLIKACLVTGFPYTYLDAVNGPLEVFERFIRKGVPVRRLGSAAIDLCWVASGRFDGFYEHKLQAWDSAAGFLMVEEAGGTITDFEGTYYSPYQPHLVATNGKIHQNLLDIVNNRKTLE